CTTGGGCGcaccctgtccaaggatggtaccagtatcGCTGAGGTCCGAATCGCCATGGTGACCGCAGCGATTGTAAGAATAAGCAGGTTGTTGAAAATCAGATCCATCAGCTCCCCCACCAAGTGCAGGCTCTACAATTTCTTCGTAGTCTtcatcctactctacggctgcgacACCTGGACCCTTCACGCGGATACAGAACGCAGGATACTGGCATGTAAACATAAATATCTCCAAAGACTTTCCGCATCTCCTTCAGGGAGCACAAGACCAACTAGTACGTTCATGAAAATGACTGCAACAATTGTTGGTCCACAAGAGGCcttactggcgaccgtcaaacgacaaaagctggcttggtttaGACACGTCACCAGACACGACTCTCTGCGCAAGCCGGTTCGCCAGGGCATGCTAGAGGGGGGTcaacgtcgaggccgtcagaagaaacgAATGGACATCCCTCCCGATGGATAATTTACTTTCAGCAGCACAAAGCAGACCTGACTCGAGGAGGATTTCTTTATCGGCTTCTCTCACTCCCCGCCCCCCATATTGcaaaaccggtcaagggattgatgctgataatgatgagTTCTTTTTGAAATACCTGTTAACTCTGCcttgttcttcttgaatgattggagcttttatgagtacatccGTTTAACGACCCTGGGTGTCATTTAGCTGAGAGTTTGATAATTGCAAGTGTTCCGTATTTAATATTGTGAAAGTAAGTCATTAAGAATATGTGAAATATTGATAACAATGCACACAGggatagaaaacaaaaaaatacacatttaagaatTCAACCCAATGAATACTGTAACATATTTATCCTTAATATTAGAAgtataagaaatacaaaaaaaggtttttatacatattttgtgttgaaaagtcccactagcaatactaagtgtgtgtattattatgtctgtttttaaagatttgtcactAAGTTATGCATGTCACTTTTCCAGAGTATATCAACGTACTTTGGCCCCCTGTGACTTCTTTGTGATCACACCtcttcaatttatttttatttacaagtatttacaataggtttactggtacctcagtacgtatactttttcatttgtagttattatttccatttgtttgtgaACATTGACGAAAACTGTTTTGAAGATATTACAGAATCACAAACGTATTATATTGATATAGATTATTTTTACGGAAGTTCAAGAATCATACCTCCTTTCAGTATATTGAGACACAACTAAACGttacaacacatgtttatttatatgtattgaaatacacgaatctactatcataggtatgttttctgtatatcaagATGATATTATCAGCAGCTAATTGCTACCTAGAATAATCCAGTGATGATTGAATCACGCGTGTCACCTATCACTCACAAGATGCCATTGACACCTTTGAGGACACATCATCCAAGgtgaatacatttaaatacacCCTTGTTTACAtcgattgattaaaatatgtttagttttgacaaatattgtttaattttcgaAATAGCACGATACTAGACCTTGACTGGAAAGTAACGTAACAAACCCTACTGcgagttcatgaaaattgagtcGTAAAGTTATCTTTAACTTGTTCACTAGGTTTTATATTTTGGGATCAGCGTGtcatttgtatactgcaaatcaatgaaacgattgaatatccaTGCACGACATTAAATGCTGACTTTTCTAATAGCTTGCAACCTTTATCTGAATACCACATGTTATATAAAATGACACTTTGATTTTATCATACcgcgttctataaattgaataTCTAAAACACAGATACTATTTGAATTATCTTATGTTTAGGTCACCTCGTCACATGAATGATTGCATGTTGTAAAGTCACCTGATATGCATATACAGGTTAAATGCTAGGACGTCAACAACACGTGTTTGGGGTTTTATCCGTATTTATCTTGATACAGTCTATTGACGAGTGTTTATATCATTaatttatctcaaactaagatagttgcaatatagattgctattttatcagccaagttacatattcaatataaagcaatcttCGGACTTTGAGTTTTCATACTCTGCATTGATTGTAGGGCGTATGTAAACAGTACCAATTACAATAAAGTGCAAGTAAATGTCTTAATAAGATCATACGTTTAATCATACCATAGTTAAACACCCAACGATCCTTAAACAATATATGCGAATAAAGaaagttcatatacattataaggaGAGAAGTTCTGAATAACCCTTCTAGTATTTCAAACTCAATTAAAAGTCAGTAAACAAGATTGATCACACATAACGCAGAGTCAATAAATATAAGTCTTCATGTTGCACCTCTAGATTTACAATGaactattattaataatgaagttcaaactagtctttatgacaaaggtgatgattgtggtttatattgtgttatttttttattttttggaaggtaCTGTCCAAAAATTGATACCAATAAATCCATAATAAGCGCACCCCTGGGTATAAAATAGGTTTTTTTTAATGCTATATATACTTATGtattcaacatattttaacaCAGATGTCATGTGTGCCATAGATTCGTGTGAATTGTCTTTATATAAtaactttattgtgatatataCGTATATATCATCGCTGACCAACCGCTCAAACCACGTAGCTACGAAATGCCAACTtgtcaggagagagaaaaaaccgtctcatttgtTTTATAACGaagttttagaaattgaaattctttaaaaaatatcaaacaaatgaagctgcaaaatacggtataagccgtagacgcgtaagtcatactgagcagtcatactgacagtcagacatagtagctacgatattttgtcaccacagttttgtcatttttatgaggtaagACAATTCGTCcggataggaaacctcgtagttgcaaatacttttttttataaaaacgtttttgtcaaatttgtccaaacgaaacgacgtacctataggtgaaatggcgtcgctacgacttttcgccggggaaaaagccaacaatcattccacaacatttcgtcacgtggctttttcaagggctctgattggcgtagagctacgagatatagcacaaaacacgcgccagacttcatatattcggaaaacacgatacaaatattttgaatttttggagctacgaggtttgagaacgacagcgacgaattatgtggttcacaattattgtgcaaattgcgACAAGTTCGATACAAATGTACATTATTTCACATCTTAATGTCaaagaaaaataaattgtatcttttaaacattcttaacaacCAATCAAcctgaataatgtttgttttcattagtctccgagtgcaaataccttgattttcaataaaattgtatacacaattatgcggccgccattttggaaaaaaggccgccatgttattattttttggtgGTTAACGGGTTTTTTAGAAAGAGCACATGTTAAGGTACTTTCATGGAAAATTTGGTGATTGCTTACAAGTTTGCAAAATTTTGCTGATAAATGAACCTAAATCCCCAAGCTACTCACAGAAACTATTCTTTGTCTTCTCAGCGTCCACTGTCACTCACATCAAACCCCTGCAAATGCATTCTATAAGTAGCTGCTTCGTCATATATTCTATAAATAACATCACATGCATATTTCTTTGTCTTCTCAGCGTCCGGTGTGTCACTCAAGGTCTACACCTGCAAAACATCGTGTGGATTTGCTATTACATCATACATTCTATAAATAGCATATCAGACACATTCTGTGAATAGCTTCGACGTCATATATTCTATAAATAGCAGGTTCTCTGTCTTCTCAGCGAAGCTGTGTCACTAACACCAAACCGCTGCAAATACATTCTGTAAAATCATAATGATTTTAATAGCAGCTTAAACACTTTCAGTGAATAGTCATAAGCAATCAACTTGAGAAAAAATACCATTTTAGTTTCGCACCGCGAAAGTGGAACACCCACGGCGATAAGGACGTCGCAAAATCGTACATGTTAGCTAATTTATGAACAAAGTGTTAAATGTGAGCTATTGTGCTCAGTAtatgtccgttcgtctgtctttGTGCGTCTTGCGGTTTCGAGTACGAGTTCCAGTTTACTTTGTTACTACACGAGAAGCCTCATTTGTAGCTCAAATCGAATGAACAAATCGAATGAACATATTTCCGGTTGTTAATTTTGCAATATCTAGACCAAGTTTGATTTGGtacaattttcataaaaagttggttaacactccatacgccacatTTAATTATCAATCTTGGTCAAAAAGTTTATATTGACAAAGCCATGATCGAGTTCGAACCTGGGTCATTTTTGTCCAAAAGCTAGGCCATCGTTCTAAATTTGATAACAAAATGAGCCGTGTTATGTGAAAAAGGCCTTTTAACGCACGTGCGTacagtgacgtcccagattagcctgtgcagtccgcacaggctaatcaggaacgacactttcgcctagactggatttctgCAAAGATacgactttcttgaaacgaaaaatatcataagcgcggaaagtgtcgtccaatattaggctatgtgggctgcacaggcttatcttgaaagacactttacgcgcatgcattaaacctccttttcacagagcactacTGAAATGTATATAGTCAAGCTTTAGCTCGTGACCACAATAGAACCAAAGTGTTTGGCTAAATATTGATGACACTTTGATAACAAAAAATTATCTTGGCAATACTTATAACATTACATGTAGGCCGATTTGAAAACTTTGTACACGTTTCCGAAATCTAGGTCACGAATGTTAAACTTTGAAAAACAGGTTAACACTAGACGACATATAAATTACTCGGTCTCGATGAAACTAGGtaagaattattattttaacactatCTTATCAAGCACATTTGAATCTAGATCACGTGTGTTAACATTATAGTCACTCGATAAAAACTTTTCAAAAATGATTCAATACTCTGGAAAGCACAGACTTAACGTAACGAAACTTGTTTAGATTGTAACTTTTGACAATATCTAGCCGCACTTCAGATCTGGGTCCTGCATATCTGACTAGTGAGTATGCGCTTAAAATGTTAACGCAGAACTTCCTTACCAATATAGTTGTGACATGTGGGAATCAATATTGTTGAATAATATATCAGAAGTTCGAATCTGCGTCTAGTTTGTTTAACACACGCCATCAAGTGAAGTCTTCGACAAGTGGTGTGTCTTGATAACAGGTGAGCGCTTGAGGGCAAACAATGTCCTCTTGTTTCAATGGCGACTTTTTGAGAAACAACGGACACCGTAACACAGTGACATGGGTTGGACGATTGAACGATCACGCGTTTGATTAACGATAATTTATTGTATGGTTCACCCTACAACATTAACTTATATATGACGACCCCAATTATATCTGACTTTTATGATTGTAATCAACAAAAATGGCTTTAACGGGTCTCCATACCAAAGGAACTTACTTCGGGGGAGTTGAACACAATGATCTCTGACAATAATAGTTTCATCAAGGTGCCAAAGGACCGGTCTGCGAACAACTGCGACGcctgaaacaaataataaagtgTACATTTAAATCTCGTGAAAACATGTTAATAGAATACTCGTTGATAGAATTCCATAAATGTTCAGCTATCACTCCCTTACGAAATTATTCATTGTTCTACATATTTATGTTATCGGAAACTTAACTTTAACTCATTTGAACACAAACTAGTAtttgacaattaaaaatattatatcaaCGCGACCCTATCGATTGACGTACCATAACATTGCAATTCACGACCGATATTAACGTATCTCGTAATAGGAACGTGGACATACATTTAACGAACTTATACAAAACTCGTTATTGAAACGACAGTTATAATTAGATTCGTAAAAATAACTTAATTAACAACCAGTTTTGACTATTTTATCgtcaaaaagaaaacaaaattgcttTGAATTAGAACAAAATTTGATCGAGAGTACAAACAACTGTTACTCCTATGGGTACTAAAATTTAACGGTTTCTTGGATCGAAAAATATTCGCGGATCAGAGACAAAGGTTGCCTACAATACCTGGTAGAGTCGCTAATTCATGAAAGAGAATATGCATGGTTATTTGTAGTTAGACAAAATATGTGGAGTCATAGTGGCTTCTAACGAATTTTTTTAGAGTCGTTTTCATTTCcaaataaagaaaatacacgCACAAAATGAATGTAAGTTATGTTTACAATTCGTTTAGTTGGGCCGCGCTTTGTTAAACGGGAGTTAAAcgcatcagggacgacactttctacttttattgtatttttcgtttaacggaAGACTGTTCTTGATAAACATTTATTTAGGCTTCTGACAGAAAAGGCTTATTTCAGACGAACCAGTACGCatatgtatttaacccatttttcacaatttGGTCGATACTTAATAAATAGGAGCTTGTTTCAGTATTTTAGCCAATATTTGATAAAGTATACTATATCTATACTAGATTAACTGCAGATTGCTGCGACAAATTATTGCGCTAAAGGAATCGCGTTATAAAATGCAGTTGTCTTGTTTGTATAAACTTATATAAACACTGACCCGAACCAGATCGAAATTTCacgtttttttatttaactttgaCTACCAGAAGAAAAGGGTATGATCCGATTGAGCCCTACAAACAACCAATACAGTTCCAATCACTTACGATAAAGCCAGTGAAGACGTACTGGAGAATGTTTTCGTTGTGGAATCTCGCCATGGGAGGGTCGACCACGATACCCTCCTCTATGTACCTGTAGCGTAAGAGGCACGTGATCACAAAAAATAACTGGCAATTTACAAACAACTGGCAATTTACAAACAATTTGCAATTTACAAACAACTGACAATTAGCAAACAACTGaaaatttttataaacatttggAAATTTACAAACAACTGATATTTACAAACAGCTGgcaaatttacaaacaaatggCAATTTACAAATAACTGACATATTTACAAACAACTGGAAATTTACAATTAACTGGCAATATACAAACAACTAGGAAGGTACAAACAACTGGCAATATACAAACAAATGGATATGTTCACACTTTTTGTTAACGAAAAAAATCGTTCATCAATAGAAAATACAAAACTATGATTTGAAGGTTTGATAGAACAGGACAtaatagtttatttcgacttaagcatatattTATCTTATCGAAATTTcacgtttttttatttaattttgactACCCGAAGAAAAGGGTATGATCCGATTGAGCCCTACAAACAACCAATACAGTTCCAATCACTTACGATAAAGCCAGTGAAGACGTACTGGAGAATGTTTTCGTTGTGGAATCTCGCCATGGGAGGGTCGACCACGATACCCTTCTCTATGTACCTGTAGCGTAAGAGGCACGTGATCACAAAAAATAACTGGCAATTTACAAACAACTGGCAATTTACAAACAATTTGCAATTTACAAACAACTGACAATTAACAAAGAActgaaattttttataaacatttggaAATTTACAAACAACTGATATTTACAAACAGCTGgcaaatttacaaacaaatggCAATTTACAAATAACTGACATATTTACAAATAACTGGAAATTTACAATTAACTAGCAATATACAAACAACTAGGAAGGTACAAACAACTGGCAATATACAAACAAATGGATATGTTCACACTTTTTGTTAACGAAAAAAATCGTTCATCAATAGAAAATACAAAACTATCATTTGAAGGTTTGATAGAACAGGACAtaatagtttatttcgacttaagcatatattTATCTTATCGAAATTTcacgtttttttatttaattttgactACCCGAAGAAAAGGGTATGATCCGATTGGGCCCTACAAACAACCAATACAGTTCCAATCACTTACGATAAAGCCAGTGAAGACGTACTGGAGAATGTTTTCGTTGTGGAATCTCGCCATGGGAGGGTCGACCACGATACCCTCCTCTATGTACCTGTAGCGTAAGAGGCAAGTGATCACAAAAATAACTGGCAATTTACAAACAACTGGCAATTTACAAACAATTTGCAATTTACAAACAACTGACAATTAGCAAACAACTGgaaatttttataaacatttggAAATTTACAAACAACTGATATTTACAAACAGCTGgcaaatttacaaacaaatggcaatttacaaaaaaaatgacatatttaCAAACAACTGGAAATTTACAATTAACTGGCAATATACAAACAACTGAGAAGGTACAAACAACTGGCAATATACAAACAAATGGATATGTTCACACTTTTTGTTAACGAAAAAAATCGTTCATCAATAGAAAATACAAAACTATGATTTGAAGGTttgacagaacagaacataacaaaTGATTTCGACTAAAGCATATATTTATCTTATcgtcataaacataaatatgcaaaaaACAGCATGCGTGTCAATAAATACTAAACATACATCCTTTCgaataaatatcaatttaaaaggAATGAAATGCAGCATGTTTTAGTGAGGATGTGGTTACTACATAGTGATCACATAATGTAAACGTGTAGTTTAAAAATTACAACACGTATATTATTATTGtaagcttattgtctttgtgaaaagtatataatttatataacatatgttctcgcatttcaaagccttttaaacaaaacatggctaatATTCTTAACACTTTcttatttgaactattaagtagttcgatTAACTTAAAGATATTTGGGCGAAatctataatactttggaattaatgtctTCCTAACATCTGCATAGTAAggacaaagtgatattcatcctcgtTATCACTAatgttgcataaaacacatttacattgatctctaacaatgttctggtgtctacccgttttaGTAAATAATTTGTGAGAAGACAAACGTTATTTAGCAAATAGTAATTTAGTAATAAAGCTTTGACGGATGTGTCTGGTTTAATAACCGTATAAAAACAAGTCCAACACATTCTTTTTTCAAAAGTTGTACAAGCTACCTTGCGGCAAAATAACAATTCATTCTagtaacaaataatgaaaatagtAAAACCATAAAACTATAACATGTATTGTGTAATggtaaatgtaataaatattgtcGAACAAACCGCCGCCAAGTGTCTATACGTATGTCATATGTTTCACACTGGCTGAATTGCGGTGAATGATTGTTTAACGTGTGACACTTTCAAAACATAATCAATTTAATAATATGACGGTCCTTCTTGGACAATTATTATGTATACACGCCAAATAAGATCCATTTTGTGTGTGTAGACTTGATAAAACTATTTGGAAATACAACATTTTACATGGTGAAAACGTCCAGTGTCCTTACCCACAGTGACATTTATGAAAAATACTCTGTAAAATATCAATATCTGCAAGGCACACAACTGACACATTTCCTGCAGAACACCATGGTCTTTACCGAAACATTAGCCCGGTGGCCTCACCTGGTCTTCATTCCGTTGGCCTGGTGCCTCCCTTGTGCTAGAGAAGTGGGATAGAGTATGTCGGTAACGTCATACTGAGGAAAAAGCTGAGGAACGtattatgttctttttatttcattattaaaatagTACTATATCCACGAGTTTTATCTTTTCAACAATAAAGTTTTCATATTATATAATagtgtttaataataaaataattatacttataattaattaattaataattatatagttAAATAGCGAATTGTAATCCATTAACTTCGATACGTAATCatcacagaaaataaaaacacgaGAGGCATACATATGAACAACGTGATTAACATGTGTATTTACTTTAGTATTGAGTCACTTATAAATAAAAACGCCACCGACATTTTACTTTCAATGATATTTGAATGGACAGTGTGATGTTTCCTGTGCTTATTATGTGCATAGTCCTACCTTCCGTCTTGCACACGTGCTTGTCACCCTGGTAACGGTACATCACGTGATTGGGCGACGTTGACGTCTGATCCGATGTCCGCTTCATTGGATAGATGAACAAGCTCGTGTTGCCAAAACTGAGCAACCCTTTCTGTTATGAGagcataatttctttatttcaaagTTAAACTACAATCATGTGTGATATGGTTGCCTGTGaccttaaaatatatgtttaaagaaGGTGACTCGTGTTTTCATAACTGAGCATCTATTTTTGTAGAGAGACACtagtttgttttcaaaattatttcacaagaaaatacaatttaatattgtttttattgtatccATTTTCTTCAATTTGTAGGATTGGTAAAAAAATTAGTAAAGTgaatgaatattattaaaatgaatgAATATTATTCTTACAAAATCGATACTATTTATCACAATGCTTGAAAAGTTATCGATCTTGCAAAAATAAGAGGTTAATATCACTAACTTTTAACTGGTACATGCATTTTATTTACGCCCTTTCTCTTAAAGCTAAAACTTATTGCACTGAAATCAGACATAACATATTGATGTTTAGCTCAGTTGAATCGAAAGTCCAATCTCTTTGAATATATTTCCAAATATTGATCATGTGAAGAACAAATACGCGTTTTCTTTAATacgatcttaagaacgctcccttGTCTTCTACTTCATTATGACCTCAAATCAATGAAACATGCTCCCTATGTCATCGACCCACACGGCCTTACCAGCCCTCCAAAGACGCTGGCCGCCACACAGGAGTCGTTGTGGGCGCTGGTTGCTCCGGTGTAGTAGCATGTGACGTCATGCTCCACGCAGGGGCTCACCGTGGAGTGGCCGCTGCCGTTTACGTGACGGATGATGCAGCCTGCAAGTACATTTTAGCCCCGTTCTGGAAAagtctgggcttaatgcacgtgaataaagtgtcatcccatattagcttgtgcattccTCACAGGATAATTGgtgacggcactttccgcttttatagaattgtCCATTTACAGTAGACAAAAAACAGTTAAGGCAGAAAgcgttgtccttgattagcctgttcggatcGGACATAGTATTAGGCAATCGCGATAATTTGTTAGAAATATAATTTGCAtactttgttatttttaatttcttaatttcaTGAATATAAAAAACTACCTTGATCAAAATAACTGATAGATAAAATTACACGACGCATATTTACTTTCTAAGATAACTACTTAAGcaaatgttatatataatagtcgattTTTGTTGAAAtgagatttaaatttaaattcagaTATACGATAGACTGTCATCATTAACCTCGCACTAATCTGTATGCATTAATATATTAGACTACCATAAGGATTAATAATAAAATCCGGTACTAGAAGCGATTGAAATCGATTGAAGCGTACCGCACAAAGAAGACTGTTATAAACTTTGTCTATTCGTGCAAAACGTTCGCGAACGAAACCAAAGGCAAGCATGGAAAACAA
This is a stretch of genomic DNA from Dreissena polymorpha isolate Duluth1 chromosome 7, UMN_Dpol_1.0, whole genome shotgun sequence. It encodes these proteins:
- the LOC127838173 gene encoding disintegrin and metalloproteinase domain-containing protein 12-like — encoded protein: MAEKAIQKALWGHLLDDKCLHSQLIAEMTNSYTIITDPHVNILSTFSVSDYHSVVVHLLNGTEPSEVDVRQFRERPPTLQYRVSLGNETFAISLRKNTNMMSSGCIIRHVNGSGHSTVSPCVEHDVTCYYTGATSAHNDSCVAASVFGGLKGLLSFGNTSLFIYPMKRTSDQTSTSPNHVMYRYQGDKHVCKTEAQGRHQANGMKTRYIEEGIVVDPPMARFHNENILQYVFTGFIVHRGGYRGRPSHGEIPQRKHSPVRLHWLYRVAVVRRPVLWHLDETIIVRDHCVQLPRSVDLE